In Streptomyces nodosus, one DNA window encodes the following:
- a CDS encoding ABC transporter ATP-binding protein, with amino-acid sequence MATVSFDKATRIYPGSEKPAVDALDIQIEDGEFLVLVGPSGCGKSTSLRMLAGLEDVNGGAIRIGDRDVTHLPPKDRDIAMVFQNYALYPHMSVADNMGFALKIAGVNKAEIRKKVEEAAKILDLTEYLDRKPKALSGGQRQRVAMGRAIVREPQVFLMDEPLSNLDAKLRVSTRTQIASLQRRLGITTVYVTHDQVEAMTMGDRVAVLKDGLLQQVDSPRNMYDRPANLFVAGFIGSPAMNLVEVPITDGGVKFGNSVVPINREALKAASDKGDTTVTVGVRPEHFDVVELGGGAAASSLSKDSDDAPAGLAVSVNVVEELGADGYVYGTAEVGGESKDLVVRVNGRQVPDKGAQLHVVPRAGETHVFSTSTGERLSD; translated from the coding sequence ATGGCCACTGTCTCGTTCGACAAGGCGACCCGGATCTACCCGGGTTCCGAGAAGCCCGCCGTCGACGCGCTCGACATCCAGATCGAGGACGGGGAGTTCCTCGTCCTGGTCGGCCCGTCCGGCTGTGGCAAGTCCACCTCGCTCCGCATGCTGGCGGGGCTCGAGGACGTGAACGGCGGCGCCATCCGCATCGGCGACCGCGACGTCACGCACCTGCCGCCCAAGGACCGGGACATCGCCATGGTGTTCCAGAACTACGCGCTCTACCCGCATATGTCGGTCGCCGACAACATGGGCTTCGCGCTCAAGATCGCCGGCGTTAACAAGGCGGAGATCCGTAAGAAGGTCGAGGAGGCCGCGAAGATCCTCGACCTCACCGAGTACCTGGACCGCAAGCCGAAGGCGCTCTCCGGTGGTCAGCGCCAGCGTGTCGCGATGGGCCGTGCCATCGTGCGCGAGCCCCAGGTGTTCCTCATGGACGAGCCGCTGTCCAACCTCGACGCCAAGCTCCGGGTCTCCACCCGTACGCAGATCGCGTCCCTCCAGCGCCGTCTCGGCATCACCACCGTCTATGTCACCCACGACCAGGTCGAGGCCATGACCATGGGCGACCGGGTGGCCGTGCTGAAGGACGGCCTGCTCCAGCAGGTGGACTCGCCGCGGAACATGTACGACCGCCCGGCCAACCTCTTCGTCGCCGGCTTCATCGGCTCCCCGGCCATGAACCTGGTCGAGGTCCCGATCACCGACGGCGGTGTGAAGTTCGGCAACAGCGTGGTGCCGATCAACCGCGAGGCCCTCAAGGCCGCCTCCGACAAGGGCGACACCACGGTCACCGTCGGCGTCCGCCCCGAGCACTTCGACGTGGTCGAGCTGGGCGGAGGGGCGGCCGCCTCGTCCCTGTCGAAGGACAGCGACGACGCCCCGGCCGGCCTCGCCGTCTCCGTGAACGTCGTCGAGGAGCTCGGCGCCGACGGCTATGTCTACGGCACCGCCGAGGTCGGCGGGGAGTCCAAGGACCTGGTCGTCCGCGTCAACGGCCGCCAGGTGCCGGACAAGGGCGCCCAGCTGCATGTCGTGCCGCGCGCGGGCGAGACCCATGTGTTCTCGACCTCGACGGGCGAGCGCCTCTCCGACTGA